The following are encoded together in the bacterium genome:
- a CDS encoding zinc-binding dehydrogenase translates to MMSQKIKAITFIGINHVEVRDYELGACGPTDIVVRTHYTMVSSGTELRVLGGLYGAKEKYPVIPGYSVVGEVVAVGPEAKGFRVGDLISGRNPRPVPGVASMWGGQASHHVYTTQGEDRPVLLPAGANPLDYIVAEISAISLRGVLAAAPKAGETAVVLGQGLIGAFSGAWLQAAGCRVIVADREPARLERSKAWGVAATVNVSEPDAEARIQTLCNGGADIVVESSGSVAGAMMAYQLIRKKPQAYGADYKVEPIVFYHQDWARLVMQANYLDKVTIDPFGFIPGEGVIILAPKDRGVEDRQRAVEAFRRGTLRAGDFIKKPVSFKEAPSAYAALRDDQKNNFSLAFDWTGE, encoded by the coding sequence ATGATGAGTCAGAAAATTAAAGCCATTACTTTTATCGGAATCAATCACGTTGAAGTGCGCGACTACGAACTCGGCGCCTGTGGTCCTACGGACATCGTGGTGCGGACGCACTATACGATGGTGTCGTCGGGCACGGAACTGCGTGTGTTGGGCGGGCTCTACGGGGCGAAGGAGAAGTACCCCGTGATCCCCGGCTATTCGGTGGTCGGCGAAGTGGTGGCCGTGGGGCCGGAGGCGAAGGGCTTCCGCGTGGGGGACCTCATCAGCGGGCGTAATCCGAGGCCGGTACCGGGTGTCGCTTCGATGTGGGGCGGACAGGCCAGCCACCATGTCTATACCACGCAGGGTGAGGACCGTCCGGTTCTCTTGCCGGCGGGCGCGAACCCTTTGGACTATATTGTTGCGGAAATATCGGCCATCAGTCTGCGCGGGGTGCTGGCGGCGGCACCTAAGGCGGGCGAGACGGCGGTGGTGCTGGGGCAGGGCTTGATCGGTGCATTCTCGGGCGCATGGCTGCAGGCGGCCGGCTGCCGCGTGATTGTAGCGGACCGTGAGCCCGCGCGGCTGGAGCGGTCGAAGGCGTGGGGTGTGGCCGCGACTGTCAATGTAAGTGAGCCGGATGCCGAGGCCCGGATCCAGACGCTCTGCAATGGCGGAGCGGATATCGTTGTGGAGTCCTCCGGTTCTGTAGCCGGAGCGATGATGGCCTACCAGCTGATCCGCAAGAAACCACAGGCGTATGGGGCGGACTACAAGGTCGAGCCGATCGTCTTCTATCATCAGGACTGGGCCCGGTTGGTCATGCAGGCGAACTACCTGGACAAGGTAACCATCGATCCCTTCGGGTTCATTCCCGGCGAAGGGGTCATTATCCTGGCGCCGAAGGACCGAGGGGTGGAGGACCGGCAGCGGGCAGTGGAGGCCTTCCGGCGTGGCACCTTACGGGCGGGGGACTTCATCAAGAAGCCGGTTTCGTTCAAGGAGGCGCCTTCGGCCTACGCCGCGTTGCGTGACGATCAGAAGAATAATTTCTCCCTGGCCTTTGACTGGACCGGGGAGTGA
- a CDS encoding putative toxin-antitoxin system toxin component, PIN family has protein sequence MPALRIVLDTNVIISALIRTDSTPGLIVRSVVDEMAVRLVTSHSLLAELRAVLAYPRLQRYLKMGKDDKEEFVILLEQIADIVNISDYPASGICRDPDDEPYLQTARAGRADYIVSGDQDLLVLGTLGSVRIISPAAFERILNPKCKP, from the coding sequence ATGCCTGCGCTACGTATTGTTTTGGACACGAATGTCATCATCAGTGCTTTGATTCGAACGGATTCGACGCCAGGATTGATTGTCCGGTCAGTTGTTGATGAAATGGCAGTGCGTTTGGTGACCTCGCATTCATTGCTCGCCGAACTTCGGGCTGTTCTGGCCTACCCGCGTCTCCAGCGCTACCTGAAAATGGGCAAAGACGACAAGGAAGAGTTTGTCATTCTGCTGGAACAGATTGCCGATATTGTCAACATTAGCGATTATCCAGCGTCGGGAATCTGCAGGGACCCCGATGACGAGCCGTACCTCCAAACGGCCCGGGCCGGCAGGGCTGATTATATCGTAAGCGGTGATCAAGACCTGTTGGTTCTGGGAACCCTGGGTTCTGTGCGCATCATTTCGCCTGCCGCTTTCGAGCGCATTCTGAATCCAAAGTGTAAGCCCTAG
- a CDS encoding AraC family transcriptional regulator, with translation MHSHACTEIIWYCGCEGWLPQGTERLRYRNGDIAVYQPGMLHGDECNKRGTQVCLGVTGSGAEALLPGVCHADPDTRKSCVQLRRELGRHDDGRQDRLNLLGGLLVLELRRQLATQAAAGPLEPPHVTAARRIFDTQFAKPLSIAGVAAQLSINPDYLRQLFIKHTGETPIHYLIRKRMEHACDLLRLNQETTTKIAARVGIENPYYFSRLFRNRFSLPPSQYRAKYTQKRAPS, from the coding sequence ATGCACTCCCACGCCTGCACGGAAATCATCTGGTACTGCGGGTGCGAGGGCTGGCTACCGCAAGGCACGGAGCGGCTGCGCTACCGGAACGGGGACATCGCCGTCTACCAGCCGGGCATGCTACATGGCGACGAATGCAATAAACGCGGCACCCAGGTCTGCCTGGGCGTGACGGGCAGCGGTGCAGAGGCGTTGCTACCCGGGGTCTGTCACGCAGACCCTGACACGCGCAAGTCCTGCGTACAACTGAGGAGGGAATTAGGCCGGCACGATGACGGACGACAGGATCGCTTGAATTTGCTGGGCGGGCTGCTCGTGTTGGAATTGAGGCGGCAACTTGCCACGCAGGCCGCCGCCGGCCCGCTTGAGCCGCCCCACGTGACGGCGGCGCGGCGGATCTTCGACACGCAGTTCGCCAAACCGCTTTCCATCGCAGGCGTGGCCGCGCAGCTCTCGATCAATCCGGATTACCTGCGGCAACTATTTATCAAACATACCGGGGAAACACCGATACACTATCTGATCCGGAAACGGATGGAACACGCATGCGACCTGCTGCGGCTCAACCAGGAAACGACTACCAAAATCGCCGCACGCGTCGGCATTGAGAACCCATATTATTTCAGCCGCCTGTTCCGTAACCGTTTCAGCCTCCCTCCCTCTCAGTACCGCGCCAAATATACGCAGAAACGTGCACCGTCATAA
- a CDS encoding type II toxin-antitoxin system prevent-host-death family antitoxin encodes MITVTTMDVRKHVGDILNRVALRGDEYLVERKGKPMAVLMPVEKAESIRRAAHLRLGDWLSRPNAVKTDAEAMALANEARRETRAAKRVR; translated from the coding sequence ATGATCACTGTTACCACGATGGACGTACGGAAGCACGTTGGCGATATCCTTAACCGGGTTGCCCTTCGCGGCGACGAGTATCTGGTCGAACGCAAGGGCAAACCAATGGCGGTGCTGATGCCGGTCGAAAAGGCGGAGTCAATCCGGCGCGCGGCTCACTTGCGGCTGGGCGATTGGTTGAGCCGGCCGAACGCCGTAAAGACGGACGCAGAAGCCATGGCGTTGGCCAATGAGGCCCGCCGCGAAACCCGGGCCGCGAAGCGTGTGAGGTGA
- a CDS encoding Gfo/Idh/MocA family oxidoreductase produces the protein MTLRCAIIGCGSSAPGKGGAHSIGYAHGWAIGRVSGLKLVAAADRVEQNVADFAVEFAGCTSYTDYRAMLTQEKPDLVTVSAYPPYREEMVLAAVAAGAKGVVIEKPMAMGLGAARRMMTEAAKTGCRLFVHHQRRYGKPFEWWRQAVMDKEIGELEGIDIAQPFDTFINFGPHLVDAALFALGTERKAVLVIGATDLTDVGDYQGTKVETQMLSSLHFDDGTRMTIEVGKKTCGKLPVLRANGTRGFAELRLDPMSGEGCVFRKMTGSEGVVSPATNEHFHHSEDGTLYVHRAYEDIQRAMTTGSATRIDASEALRGLEIIMGIYESARLQRMLEFPIMQEVFPMECKD, from the coding sequence ATGACATTACGTTGTGCAATCATAGGATGTGGATCAAGCGCGCCGGGCAAGGGTGGGGCGCATTCAATCGGGTATGCGCATGGCTGGGCGATTGGCCGTGTGAGTGGGCTGAAACTGGTGGCGGCCGCCGATCGTGTTGAGCAGAACGTCGCTGACTTTGCCGTGGAGTTCGCCGGCTGTACCTCCTATACGGATTATCGCGCCATGCTGACGCAGGAGAAACCGGACCTGGTAACTGTCAGTGCCTATCCGCCCTACCGTGAAGAAATGGTTCTGGCGGCGGTCGCAGCTGGCGCCAAGGGAGTAGTCATCGAGAAGCCGATGGCCATGGGACTGGGCGCGGCCCGGCGGATGATGACGGAAGCCGCCAAAACCGGTTGCCGGTTGTTTGTTCATCACCAGCGCCGCTATGGCAAGCCGTTCGAGTGGTGGCGTCAGGCGGTAATGGATAAGGAAATTGGCGAACTGGAAGGCATCGATATCGCCCAGCCGTTCGATACCTTCATCAACTTCGGCCCACACCTGGTGGATGCCGCCCTTTTCGCATTGGGCACGGAGCGGAAGGCCGTTCTGGTTATTGGCGCCACGGATTTGACCGATGTGGGGGACTACCAGGGGACAAAAGTCGAAACCCAGATGCTGTCTAGTTTACACTTTGACGATGGCACCAGGATGACCATCGAGGTGGGCAAAAAGACCTGCGGCAAACTACCCGTTCTCCGTGCGAATGGAACACGAGGGTTTGCAGAATTGCGGTTGGACCCCATGAGCGGTGAAGGCTGCGTATTCCGGAAGATGACGGGCAGTGAGGGAGTTGTAAGTCCCGCGACCAACGAGCATTTTCACCACAGCGAGGATGGCACGCTTTACGTGCATCGCGCGTACGAGGATATCCAGCGCGCGATGACGACAGGTTCGGCGACCCGTATTGATGCCAGTGAGGCGTTGAGAGGGCTCGAGATCATCATGGGGATATATGAATCCGCCCGGTTGCAGCGGATGCTGGAGTTCCCTATCATGCAAGAGGTTTTCCCGATGGAATGCAAAGACTGA
- a CDS encoding nucleotidyltransferase → MLHKDFHDFLVLLTEHKVRYLVVGGYAVAVHGYPRYTGDLDVFIALDSQTAEAVAGAFYEFGFSKSDIDARTFLVPKSIVEVGHEPLKLHVMNAISGVTFDDAYTRRQTVRLDDLDVPFIGYEDLVRNKSATGRGKDKVDVEELERRRKVNPA, encoded by the coding sequence ATGCTACACAAAGACTTCCACGACTTCTTGGTATTACTCACAGAGCATAAGGTCCGTTATCTGGTGGTTGGTGGATATGCGGTTGCTGTTCACGGCTACCCCCGTTACACGGGCGATCTTGATGTATTCATTGCCTTGGATTCACAAACGGCGGAGGCTGTCGCTGGCGCATTTTACGAATTCGGTTTCTCAAAATCCGATATTGACGCCCGAACTTTTCTTGTTCCAAAGAGCATTGTTGAGGTTGGGCATGAACCTCTGAAGCTCCATGTGATGAACGCAATTTCCGGTGTCACATTCGATGATGCCTATACTCGGCGACAGACCGTGCGACTAGATGACCTTGATGTGCCATTCATTGGGTATGAGGACCTGGTCCGGAATAAATCCGCCACCGGTCGCGGCAAGGACAAGGTGGATGTCGAAGAATTAGAACGGCGACGCAAGGTCAACCCAGCGTGA